A portion of the Oscillospiraceae bacterium genome contains these proteins:
- a CDS encoding VOC family protein gives MNLSKIHHIAIIVSDYEAAKNFYVNKLEFSVIRENYRPERKDWKLDLRVNEHTELEIFAEENPPKRVNRPEACGLRHLAFCVESVEQTVRELAEVGIECEPVRVDDYTGKKMTFFHDPDGLPLELHE, from the coding sequence ATGAACTTATCAAAAATACATCATATTGCAATCATCGTATCTGACTACGAAGCCGCAAAGAATTTTTATGTAAACAAGTTGGAATTCTCTGTCATCAGAGAAAACTATCGCCCAGAGCGTAAGGACTGGAAACTGGATCTTCGTGTTAATGAACACACGGAACTGGAGATTTTCGCTGAGGAAAACCCGCCGAAGCGAGTGAACCGGCCGGAAGCATGTGGGCTGCGGCATCTTGCTTTCTGTGTAGAGAGTGTAGAGCAGACGGTGAGGGAATTGGCAGAAGTTGGGATTGAATGTGAGCCGGTTCGGGTTGACGATTATACTGGTAAGAAGATGACTTTCTTCCATGATCCGGACGGACTGCCGCTGGAATTGCACGAATGA
- the tpiA gene encoding triose-phosphate isomerase, producing the protein MDKAKRKAIIAGNWKMNKTASEAAVLVDELVPAVQDAGCEVVICTPYTDLVTAVEKTKGTNIHVGAENVHFEKSGAFTGEISADMLVDLGVEYVIVGHSERRQYFAETDQTVNKRALAALNAGLKVIICVGESLQQREEGVTEELVRMQTKIALRDVTAEQMANVVIAYEPIWAIGTGKTATADQAEEVCGQIRKVIGEVYGEAVAEATTIQYGGSMNAKNCEELLSKKDVDGGLIGGASLKAPDFAVIVNAATKG; encoded by the coding sequence ATGGATAAGGCAAAGCGCAAGGCTATTATTGCAGGCAACTGGAAGATGAACAAGACCGCCTCTGAGGCTGCTGTTCTGGTGGACGAGCTGGTGCCCGCCGTGCAGGACGCAGGCTGCGAGGTCGTCATCTGCACCCCCTACACCGACCTGGTCACCGCTGTGGAAAAGACCAAGGGCACCAACATCCATGTGGGTGCCGAGAACGTCCACTTCGAGAAGTCCGGTGCTTTCACTGGTGAGATCAGCGCCGACATGCTGGTGGATCTGGGCGTGGAGTATGTCATCGTGGGCCACTCCGAGCGCCGTCAGTATTTCGCAGAGACCGACCAGACCGTGAACAAGCGCGCTCTGGCAGCCCTGAACGCTGGCCTGAAGGTCATCATCTGCGTGGGCGAGAGCCTGCAGCAGCGCGAAGAGGGCGTGACCGAGGAGCTGGTGCGCATGCAGACCAAGATCGCTCTGCGTGACGTGACCGCTGAGCAGATGGCCAACGTGGTCATCGCTTACGAGCCCATCTGGGCCATCGGCACCGGCAAGACCGCTACTGCGGACCAGGCGGAGGAAGTCTGCGGCCAGATCCGCAAGGTCATCGGCGAGGTGTACGGTGAGGCTGTGGCTGAGGCTACCACCATCCAGTACGGCGGCAGCATGAACGCCAAGAACTGCGAAGAGCTGCTGAGCAAGAAGGACGTGGACGGCGGCCTGATCGGCGGCGCATCCCTGAAGGCTCCTGACTTTGCAGTCATCGTCAACGCAGCCACCAAGGGCTAA
- a CDS encoding phosphoglycerate kinase: MGLGKKTIDDQNYCGKKVLVRCDFNVPMKDGVITNENRINAALPTIQKLVNDGAKVILCSHLGKPKNGPEAKFSLAPVAVALSAKLGKTVVFADDDTVVGDNAKAAVAAMNNGDVVLLQNTRFRKEETKNMPEFSQELASLADAYVDDAFGSCHRAHCSTAGVTDYIKDTAVGYLMEKEIKYLGNAVNDPVRPFTAILGGAKVADKLNVISNLLEKVDTLIIGGGMAYTFVKAQGYEVGKSLCDDSKLDYCKEMMAKAQEKGVKLLLPVDAVCIKDFPDPIDAPVETTVVPVTAIPADMEGCDIGPETMKLFADAVKASKTVVWNGPMGVFENPTLAAGTLAVAKAMAESDATTVIGGGDSAAAVQQMGLGDKMTHISTGGGASLEYLEGKELPGIAVIQNA, encoded by the coding sequence ATGGGTTTAGGTAAGAAGACGATCGACGATCAGAACTACTGCGGCAAGAAGGTGCTTGTCCGCTGCGATTTCAACGTCCCGATGAAGGACGGTGTCATCACCAACGAGAACCGCATCAATGCGGCTCTGCCCACCATCCAGAAGCTGGTCAACGATGGCGCTAAGGTCATCCTGTGCAGCCACCTGGGCAAGCCCAAGAACGGCCCCGAGGCAAAGTTCAGCCTGGCACCCGTTGCTGTGGCTCTGAGCGCAAAGCTGGGCAAGACCGTTGTGTTTGCGGACGACGACACCGTCGTGGGCGACAACGCAAAGGCTGCTGTGGCTGCCATGAACAACGGCGACGTCGTTCTGCTGCAGAACACCCGTTTCCGCAAGGAAGAGACCAAGAACATGCCCGAGTTCAGCCAGGAGCTGGCTTCTCTGGCTGATGCATACGTTGACGATGCATTCGGCAGCTGCCACCGTGCACACTGCTCCACCGCAGGCGTCACCGACTACATCAAGGACACCGCTGTCGGCTACCTGATGGAGAAGGAGATCAAGTACCTGGGCAACGCCGTGAACGATCCCGTCCGTCCCTTCACCGCCATCCTGGGCGGCGCAAAGGTCGCTGACAAGCTGAACGTCATCTCCAACCTGCTGGAGAAGGTCGATACCCTGATCATCGGCGGCGGCATGGCTTACACCTTCGTCAAGGCTCAGGGCTACGAAGTGGGCAAGAGCCTGTGCGATGACTCCAAGCTGGACTACTGCAAGGAGATGATGGCCAAGGCTCAGGAGAAGGGCGTCAAGCTGCTGCTGCCCGTCGATGCTGTCTGCATCAAGGACTTCCCCGATCCCATCGACGCACCCGTCGAGACCACCGTTGTGCCCGTCACTGCGATCCCGGCAGACATGGAAGGCTGCGACATCGGCCCTGAGACCATGAAGCTGTTTGCTGACGCCGTCAAGGCTTCCAAGACCGTTGTCTGGAACGGACCCATGGGCGTGTTCGAGAACCCCACTCTGGCAGCCGGCACTCTGGCCGTTGCTAAGGCTATGGCTGAGAGCGACGCTACCACCGTCATCGGCGGCGGCGACAGCGCAGCAGCTGTGCAGCAGATGGGTCTGGGCGACAAGATGACCCACATCTCCACCGGCGGCGGCGCTTCTCTGGAGTATCTGGAGGGCAAGGAGCTGCCCGGCATCGCAGTCATCCAGAACGCATAA
- the gpmI gene encoding 2,3-bisphosphoglycerate-independent phosphoglycerate mutase, producing MAKKPVLLCIMDGFGWVPGETYGNAVVAAKTPHLDALMAKYPMTTIEASGMAVGLPDGQMGNSEVGHTNMGAGRIVYQQLTLITKSIKDGEMFKNPVLVKNMQAAIDAGKAIHLMGLVGTGGVHSHADHWFGVLEMAKHMGAKDVYLHCITDGRDTDPHDGKRFLADLQAKLDELGIGKIASVSGRYYAMDRDNNWDREEKAYAAFVYGEGNHAANAAEAIEASYAADKTDEFVLPCVTCEGGRVQDGDTVIFMNFRPDRARQMTRIFCDDDFKGFERRGGRKQVHYVCMAEYDATMPNCEVAYPPVELKNVLGQYLSENGKTQLRIAETEKYAHVTFFFNGGVEAPYEGEDRCVIPSPKVATYDLKPEMSAPEVAAECVKRIESGKYDVVILNFANCDMVGHTGVFDAAVKAVEAVDTAVDQVVSAVLNAGGCAFITADHGNAEKMMNPDGTPFTAHTTNVVPFVAVGCGDVKLREGGCLADIAPTMLPYIGLPVPAEMTGKSIIVE from the coding sequence ATGGCAAAGAAACCTGTTCTTCTGTGCATCATGGATGGCTTCGGCTGGGTGCCTGGCGAGACCTACGGCAACGCCGTGGTGGCCGCCAAGACCCCCCATCTGGATGCTCTGATGGCAAAATACCCCATGACCACCATCGAGGCTTCCGGCATGGCAGTTGGCCTGCCCGACGGCCAGATGGGCAACTCCGAGGTCGGTCACACCAACATGGGTGCCGGCCGCATCGTGTACCAGCAGCTGACCCTGATCACCAAGTCCATCAAGGACGGTGAGATGTTCAAGAACCCGGTGCTGGTCAAGAACATGCAGGCTGCCATCGACGCCGGCAAGGCCATCCATCTGATGGGCCTGGTGGGCACCGGCGGCGTCCACAGCCACGCTGACCACTGGTTCGGCGTGCTGGAAATGGCCAAGCACATGGGTGCCAAGGACGTCTACCTGCACTGCATCACCGACGGCCGCGACACCGACCCCCATGACGGCAAGCGCTTCCTGGCGGACCTGCAGGCCAAGCTGGACGAGCTGGGCATCGGCAAGATCGCCAGCGTTTCCGGTCGTTATTACGCCATGGACCGCGACAACAACTGGGACCGTGAAGAGAAGGCCTATGCTGCCTTTGTCTACGGCGAGGGCAACCACGCCGCCAATGCCGCCGAGGCCATCGAGGCTTCCTACGCTGCCGACAAGACCGACGAGTTCGTTCTGCCCTGCGTCACCTGCGAGGGCGGCCGCGTGCAGGACGGCGACACCGTCATCTTCATGAACTTCCGCCCCGACCGTGCCCGTCAGATGACCCGCATCTTCTGCGACGATGACTTCAAGGGCTTCGAGCGCCGCGGCGGCCGCAAGCAGGTGCACTACGTCTGCATGGCCGAGTACGACGCCACCATGCCCAATTGCGAAGTGGCTTACCCGCCGGTGGAGCTGAAGAACGTTCTGGGCCAGTACCTGTCTGAGAACGGCAAGACCCAGCTGCGCATTGCAGAGACCGAGAAGTACGCACACGTCACCTTCTTCTTCAACGGCGGCGTCGAGGCTCCCTACGAGGGCGAGGACCGCTGCGTCATCCCCAGCCCGAAGGTGGCTACCTACGACCTGAAGCCGGAGATGAGCGCCCCCGAAGTGGCTGCCGAATGCGTCAAGCGCATTGAGAGCGGCAAGTACGACGTGGTCATCCTGAACTTCGCCAACTGCGACATGGTCGGCCACACCGGCGTGTTCGACGCTGCCGTCAAGGCCGTCGAGGCTGTGGACACTGCTGTGGACCAGGTGGTCTCTGCCGTGCTGAACGCCGGCGGCTGCGCCTTTATCACTGCGGACCACGGCAATGCCGAAAAGATGATGAACCCGGACGGCACCCCCTTCACCGCCCACACCACCAACGTGGTGCCCTTCGTGGCCGTTGGCTGCGGCGACGTGAAGCTGCGCGAGGGCGGCTGCCTGGCCGACATCGCACCCACCATGCTGCCCTACATCGGCCTGCCTGTCCCGGCAGAGATGACTGGCAAGAGCATCATCGTGGAGTAA